In one window of Nocardiopsis aegyptia DNA:
- a CDS encoding VOC family protein, whose protein sequence is MRIHLTSVFVDDQDKALRFYTDVLGFVKKTEVPIGEDRWLTVVSPEEPEGTELLLEPSGHPAVKPYREALVNDGIPVTAFAVDDVRAEYERLRGHGVRFTQEPLEMGPVTTAVFDDTCGNLIQIMHQA, encoded by the coding sequence ATGAGGATCCATCTGACCAGCGTCTTCGTCGACGACCAGGACAAGGCCCTGCGCTTCTACACCGACGTGCTGGGCTTCGTGAAGAAGACCGAGGTCCCCATCGGGGAGGACCGGTGGCTGACCGTCGTGTCCCCGGAGGAGCCCGAGGGGACCGAACTGCTGCTGGAGCCGTCCGGGCATCCCGCGGTGAAGCCGTACCGGGAGGCGCTCGTCAACGACGGCATCCCGGTCACCGCCTTCGCGGTGGACGACGTGCGCGCGGAGTACGAGCGACTGCGCGGGCACGGGGTGCGCTTCACCCAGGAGCCGCTGGAGATGGGACCGGTCACCACCGCGGTGTTCGACGACACCTGCGGCAACCTGATCCAGATCATGCACCAGGCGTAG
- a CDS encoding ArsR/SmtB family transcription factor, translated as MADDIFKALADPTRRTILDELAERPGQTLFEICARLSMKHELAMSRQAVSQHLAVLEAAGLVESRREGRYKFHDLNTAPLRHIAERWTRPDEGETTP; from the coding sequence ATGGCCGACGACATCTTCAAAGCCTTGGCCGACCCCACCCGCCGGACGATCCTCGACGAGCTCGCCGAGCGTCCCGGACAGACGCTGTTCGAGATCTGCGCACGGCTGAGCATGAAGCACGAGCTCGCGATGTCGCGACAGGCGGTCTCGCAGCACCTGGCCGTGCTGGAGGCCGCCGGACTCGTCGAGAGCCGGCGGGAGGGGCGCTACAAGTTCCACGACCTGAACACGGCACCGCTGCGGCACATCGCCGAGCGGTGGACCAGGCCCGACGAAGGAGAGACCACACCATGA